The genomic DNA GCTTCGTGACTGCTTCCTGCCTTGCTTCGCGGCGCCTTTTTCCGCCGGCGCTGCGGTTCGCGCGTCAGTTCGCGTACGAGCCGATGAGCGCCGCGCCCGTCTCGTGGTCGCCGCGGTCGGTGATCTCACCGGCGACCCAGGCGTTCACACCGCGGTCCGCGAGGGTGGCGAGCGCGACGTCCGTGGACTCCTCGGGGAGGATCGCGATCATGCCGACGCCCATGTTCAGCGTCTTCTCCAGCTCCAGGCGCTCGACGTCGCCGGTCCTGCCGACCAGGTCGAAGACCGGGTCCGGGGTCCAGGTCTCGCGGTCGACGACGGCGTGCAGGCCGTCCGGGACGACCCGGGCCAGGTTGGCCGCGAGGCCGCCACCGGTGATGTGCGAGAAGGCGTGCACCTCGGTGGTGCGGGTCAGCGCCAGGCAGTCCAGCGAGTAGATCTTGGTGGGTTCCAGGAGCTCCTCGCCGAGCGTGCGGCCGAACTCCTCGATGTGCTGGTCCAGGCTCAGCTTCGCCCGCTCGAAGAGGACATGCCGGACGAGTGAGTACCCGTTCGAGTGAAGCCCGGAGGCCGCCATGGCGATCACCGCGTCACCCTTACGGATACGATCCGCGCCGAGCAGGCGGTCGGCCTCCACGACGCCCGTACCCGCGCCCGCGACGTCGAAGTCGTCCGGACCGAGGAGGCCGGGGTGCTCGGCCGTCTCGCCGCCCACCAGGGCGCAGCCCGCGAGCACACAGCCCTCGGCGATGCCCTTCACGATGGCGGCGACACGCTCGGGGTGAACCTTGCCGACGCAGATGTAGTCGGTCATGAAGAGCGGCTCGGCGCCGCACACCACGATGTCGTCCATGACCATCGCGACGAGGTCGTGCCCGATGGTGTCGTACACACCGAGCTGCCGGGCGAGGTCCACCTTCGTGCCCACGCCGTCGGTGGCGGACGCGAGCAGCGGGCGCTCGAAGCGCTTGAGGGCGGAGGCGTCGAAGAGACCGGCGAAGCCGCCGAGGCCGCCGAGGACCTCGGGGCGCTGGGTCTTCTTCACCCACTCCTTCATCAGCTCTACGGCGCGGTCACCCGCTTCGATGTCGACGCCCGCGGACGCGTAGCTGGCACCGGTGCCAGGGGACGGAGTCCCCTGATCGAAAACAGCAGACATTGCCTGGGATCTTTCGGGTTGGTGAGGGGGCCTCAGGGGCGACGGATCGCGTCGGCCGCGGCCGTGGCGGCGGGACCCGCCGCCAGCTCGGTCTCCAGAAGCTGCTTGCCCAGCAGTTCGGGGTCGGGGAGATCCATCGGGTACTCGCCGTCGAAGCAGGCCCGGCAGAGGTTGGGCTTGGCGATCGTGGTCGCCTCGATCATGCCGTCGATGGAGATGTACGAGAGGGAGTCGGCGCCCAGCGAGGTACCGATCTCCTCGATCGTCATGCCGTTGGCGATCAGCTCGGCACGGGTGGCGAAGTCGATGCCGAAGAAGCAGGGCCACTTCACGGGGGGCGAGGAAATCCGGATGTGGACTTCCGCCGCACCCGCTTCGCGGAGCATCCGCACCAGCGCGCGCTGGGTGTTGCCGCGCACGATCGAGTCGTCGACGACGACCAGGCGCTTGCCCTTGATGACTTCCTTGAGCGGGTTCAGCTTGAGGCGGATGCCGAGCTGGCGGATCGTCTGCGAGGGCTGGATGAAGGTCCGGCCGACATACGCGTTCTTCACCAGGCCGGCGCCGAACGGAATGCCGGAGGCCTCCGCGTAACCGATCGCGGCGGGGGTGCCGGACTCCGGCGTCGCTATCACCAGGTCGGCCTCGGCGGGCGCCTCCTTGGCGAGGCGACGGCCCATCTCGACCCGGCTGAGGTACACGTTGCGGCCGGCGATGTCCGTGTCGGGACGGGCCAGGTACACGTACTCGAAGACACAGCCCTTGGGCTTCGCTTCCGCGAATCGGGAGCTGCGAAGGCCGTTCTCGTCGATGGCGACGAACTCGCCCGGCTCGATCTCGCGGACGTAGCTGGCGCCGCAGATGTCGAGGGCGGCGGACTCCGAGGCGATGACCCAGCCGCGCTCGAG from Streptomyces avermitilis MA-4680 = NBRC 14893 includes the following:
- the purM gene encoding phosphoribosylformylglycinamidine cyclo-ligase, with amino-acid sequence MSAVFDQGTPSPGTGASYASAGVDIEAGDRAVELMKEWVKKTQRPEVLGGLGGFAGLFDASALKRFERPLLASATDGVGTKVDLARQLGVYDTIGHDLVAMVMDDIVVCGAEPLFMTDYICVGKVHPERVAAIVKGIAEGCVLAGCALVGGETAEHPGLLGPDDFDVAGAGTGVVEADRLLGADRIRKGDAVIAMAASGLHSNGYSLVRHVLFERAKLSLDQHIEEFGRTLGEELLEPTKIYSLDCLALTRTTEVHAFSHITGGGLAANLARVVPDGLHAVVDRETWTPDPVFDLVGRTGDVERLELEKTLNMGVGMIAILPEESTDVALATLADRGVNAWVAGEITDRGDHETGAALIGSYAN
- the purF gene encoding amidophosphoribosyltransferase: MPRGDGRLNHDLLPGEKGPQDACGVFGVWAPGEEVAKLTYFGLYALQHRGQESAGIAVSNGSQILVFKDMGLVSQVFDETSLGSLQGHIAVGHARYSTTGASVWENAQPTFRATAHGSIALGHNGNLVNTAQLAEMVADLPKENGRSPKVAATNDTDLVTALLAGQRDDEGQPLTIEEAAAKVLPQVQGAFSLVFMNEHTLYAARDPQGIRPLVLGRLERGWVIASESAALDICGASYVREIEPGEFVAIDENGLRSSRFAEAKPKGCVFEYVYLARPDTDIAGRNVYLSRVEMGRRLAKEAPAEADLVIATPESGTPAAIGYAEASGIPFGAGLVKNAYVGRTFIQPSQTIRQLGIRLKLNPLKEVIKGKRLVVVDDSIVRGNTQRALVRMLREAGAAEVHIRISSPPVKWPCFFGIDFATRAELIANGMTIEEIGTSLGADSLSYISIDGMIEATTIAKPNLCRACFDGEYPMDLPDPELLGKQLLETELAAGPAATAAADAIRRP